A window of Syntrophorhabdaceae bacterium genomic DNA:
GATGAACGTCACAATTATTCCAAGGAATATCTTGTGAACAGTATCGCTATTTTGCTTGGGGGTAGAGCCGCCGAACAGCTTGTCCTGACGCATGAGACAACCGGAGCGGGAAATGACATCGAGCGGGCCACAAAACTCGCGCGCAAGATGATCTGTGAATGGGGTATGAGCGACAGACTCGGGCCTCTCAATTATGGAAAGGACGAAGAGCACGTGTTCCTCGGAAGGGAGATCGCCAAACACCGAGATTTCAGTGAAAGGACCGCTGAGGATATAGACGGGGAGCTCAAAAATCTCGTCCATGGCTGCTATGAAAGGGCAAAGGGGCTGCTGTCGAGTAATATAGATTCCCTCCATGCTATCGCCAACGCGCTTTTAGAAAAAGAAACTCTTGACGGACAGGAAATCGATACGATTATCAAGGAAAGTACTGATGGCAAGGGAGCTCCCGAGCAACAATAGACCCCTCATCATGGGCATTCTCAATGTGACACCCGACTCCTTCTTTGACGGCGGCCGATATGACAGTGAAAACAGGGCGGTTGAACAAGCCCTTGCCTTGATCTCAGACGGAGCGGATATCATTGATGTGGGAGGGGAATCGACAAGACCCAACGCGGATTCGGTGAGCGTTGAAGAAGAGTTGGCGCGAGTTGTTCCGGTAATCGGGAAAATTCGCGAACACTCCGATGTTTTTATTTCTGTCGATACGTACAAATCGGAGGTCGCCCGTGAGGCCTGTCGCGCGGGCGCCGATATGATCAACGACATAAGCGGCCTTACCTTCGACGCGGATATGGCCCTGCTGGCGGGTAGGCTCGGGGCTTACGTGGTGATCATGCATATTAAAGGGACGCCCAAGGACATGCAAAAGGACCCTCATTACGACGACGTTGTTTTCGAGATAAATGATTTTTTTGCCCGGCAGATTGAGACGGCAACAAAATCGGGCGTCAGAGAGGAACATATCATCCTTGATCCGGGCATCGGGTTCGGGAAGAGGGTAGAGGATAATCTGAGAATTCTCAAAAGGCTCGGCGAATTCAAGAAACTCGGCAGGCCGGTGCTTGTAGGCGCCTCCATGAAGAGCTTCATCGGCGCCGTAACCGGCGCTCCTGTGGACATGAGGGCTTACGGCACGCTCGCGGCCGTGGCTGTGTCGCTTATGAACGGGGCCGATATCGTTCGCGTGCACGATGTGAAAAAGACGAGAGAGGTACTTCAAATCGTTGAGGCGGTGATGACGTCATGACGCCGGTTGCCGGATGGCAAGATGCAACAGATATACTGAGAGACGTCATCGATATACTGATCGTCTCGTTCATCATTTACCGGACGTTTCTCTTGATAAAAGGCACCAGGGCAATACAGCTCATTCTGGGCCTCGTCATTGTCATGTTCGTCTTCGCCCTGGCCAAGCAGTTCGGCCTCTTTACCATCGGATGGATCTTCAACAGTTTTGTCAGTTCCATCATATTCGTCATCGTGGTCATATTCCAGGATGACATACGAAGGTTGTTGCTCGCCCTCGGGAGAAGTCCCTTTTTCAAGAAGATTACCTATGTCCAGGAGACGCTCTTTTACGATGAACTGGTAAATGCCTGCGTCGTCATGGCAAAGAGAAGAACAGGCTCCTTGATTGTGATTGAGCGGGAGGTCGGACTGGAAGAGTTTATGGAGGTGGGCGTGCGTTTCGATGCCGAGGTCAATACGGAGTTAATCGTGAGCGTTTTTCAGCATGGATCGCCCATTCACGATGGGGCCATGATAATCAGGGAAGGAAGAATTAAGGCCGCGGGCTGTGTGCTCCCGCTGACTTCGAATGATGAAGTGGACAAGAGTTTTGGCACGCGACACAGGGCGGGTATGGGCATAACCGAGGTCACGGACGCCGTTGCCCTCATCGTGTCTGAGGAGAGGGGCGTGGTCTCTTACACCTATCGGGGTGAGATATTTCCCAATGTGAGTGGAGATGAGTTGAAGAAGGTGCTGAGAGAACTTCTCCGTTGAGATATTAGCTATGAAGACCCTGAAGAAATATATTCTCGATAATTGGAAGCTCAAGCTTCTCTCTATTATTCTTGCAATTATGTTGTGGATCACGGTTTATCTCATCGGCGAGATGAAAAAAGAGATCACCGTCCCGGTTTCAATAAGCGGTTTGAGTAGAGAATTTGTGATCATGAAGATCGATACTGAGAAGATCGACGTGACGCTCAGCGGACGCGTGTCGATCCTCAAGGACGTGAGGGACAACGATGCAAAGGTCTTGATCAATGGCTCAGAGGCGCGAGACGGTGAGAATATTTTCAACATAACGAGGGGCAACATACAGATACCTAAGGGCGTGCAAATAGATGAGATCAAGCCGAGCGCAATCAAGGTCGATCTCGACCGGATCATCCAAAAGAAACTGAGAACCGTGGTAAAATTGGAAAAAAAATGGGCCGGCAAGTACGATGTAGCGTCGTGGAGTCCACAGTACGTGAGCATTTCCGGCCCGGCAAGGATACTGGAAGGAAAGACTGTCATCGAAACGAATCCAGTGGGCGGTGCCCTGAAGCAGGACCAGGAGGTTATTTCCGTCACGCTCGATACGGAAGGATTGGTGCGCAGCAAGATAGCGCCGGATACGGTGAGGGTTATTCTGAGGAGGCATCATGGAAAGGAAGCTTTTCGGAACTGACGGAATCAGAGGCATAGCGAATGCGTATCCGATGACCTCGGAGATAGCCTTGAAGCTCGGCCGGGCGGTTTCGCACGTATTCAAAGAACGTCACGGCAGAGGCAGGATTGTCGTGGGAAAAGACACGCGGCTTTCAGGGTATATGCTGGAGACCGCCATCGCTTCAGGCGTTTGTTCAATGGGCCTTGACGTGTGGATTGTAGGACCACTACCCACACCGGGGATTGCCTTCATTACGAGCAGCATGAGGGCGGACGCCGGTATTGTAATATCAGCCTCCCACAACCCTTATCAGGACAACGGCATCAAGATATTTTCGGGAGACGGTTTCAAGCTCCCCGACGATTTGGAGAGCGAAATCGAACAACTGATTTTCGATGATTCCCTCGATGCCTTGAGGCCCGTGGCAAATGAGATCGGCAAGGCCCACAGAATCGAAGACGCCATCGGACGCTATATCGTCTTCCTCAAGAACATATTCCCCCAGAAGTACTCCCTTGACGGCCTGCGCATTGTGGTCGATTGCGCCAACGGTGCTGCATATAAGGTGGCGCCCAGCGTGTTTGAAGAACTCGGCGCCCATGTGGTGACCTGCGGCGTTGACCCGGACGGCGAAAACATCAACCGGAAGTGTGGCTCCCTGTATCCGGAGTATTTGCAGGAACTTGTGGTGGAGCACGACGCCCACATCGGTATCGCCTTTGACGGCGATGCCGACAGGGTGATATTCGTTGACGAGAAGGGCGGTGTGGTTGACGGCGACGCGGTTATGACGATCCTCGGCACACATCTGAAGGAGCAAAGCCGACTCAACAAGAACACAG
This region includes:
- the cdaA gene encoding diadenylate cyclase CdaA, encoding MTPVAGWQDATDILRDVIDILIVSFIIYRTFLLIKGTRAIQLILGLVIVMFVFALAKQFGLFTIGWIFNSFVSSIIFVIVVIFQDDIRRLLLALGRSPFFKKITYVQETLFYDELVNACVVMAKRRTGSLIVIEREVGLEEFMEVGVRFDAEVNTELIVSVFQHGSPIHDGAMIIREGRIKAAGCVLPLTSNDEVDKSFGTRHRAGMGITEVTDAVALIVSEERGVVSYTYRGEIFPNVSGDELKKVLRELLR
- the folP gene encoding dihydropteroate synthase; its protein translation is MARELPSNNRPLIMGILNVTPDSFFDGGRYDSENRAVEQALALISDGADIIDVGGESTRPNADSVSVEEELARVVPVIGKIREHSDVFISVDTYKSEVAREACRAGADMINDISGLTFDADMALLAGRLGAYVVIMHIKGTPKDMQKDPHYDDVVFEINDFFARQIETATKSGVREEHIILDPGIGFGKRVEDNLRILKRLGEFKKLGRPVLVGASMKSFIGAVTGAPVDMRAYGTLAAVAVSLMNGADIVRVHDVKKTREVLQIVEAVMTS
- the glmM gene encoding phosphoglucosamine mutase, producing MERKLFGTDGIRGIANAYPMTSEIALKLGRAVSHVFKERHGRGRIVVGKDTRLSGYMLETAIASGVCSMGLDVWIVGPLPTPGIAFITSSMRADAGIVISASHNPYQDNGIKIFSGDGFKLPDDLESEIEQLIFDDSLDALRPVANEIGKAHRIEDAIGRYIVFLKNIFPQKYSLDGLRIVVDCANGAAYKVAPSVFEELGAHVVTCGVDPDGENINRKCGSLYPEYLQELVVEHDAHIGIAFDGDADRVIFVDEKGGVVDGDAVMTILGTHLKEQSRLNKNTVVATIASNMGLEVCLKEQGINLLRANVGDRYVLETLLKQGLNFGGEKSGHVVFLDHNTTGDGMVTALRMLNVIIEKEKTLGELSRSFIEYPQVEHNVKVREKKPIDQCPPLADTISKITKALGDSGRVVVRYSGTEKLLRVMVEGVDREIVNTYAAEISDVARQYLSEE